A window of the Zerene cesonia ecotype Mississippi chromosome 24, Zerene_cesonia_1.1, whole genome shotgun sequence genome harbors these coding sequences:
- the LOC119836353 gene encoding uncharacterized protein LOC119836353: MGRLRLVSHNTLKLSEGPLCGPVPPRKPSKDRTAFSLPAQGSAYMSNLNNPASMSQSPFTSAPNTFGETTILSNNAINNSIKPTGFINGNSILSNELNANAINNNLLANNIAVSGISVPNPAINNIQVTPCISEVVPNLQYGDINMVGDLPIGGTIKVSGCFPVYGMIAVDGNVPSSGTAVVSESIGNQINMKIPFVIVVIIVTLLQNTNARGPKRPPNQKAVMSALQNVFSQGNTERAMQIMQMAKRRTLMEEMPCMQKLPGPRSPGNPQLPQCQCQKMESPPNIQVCANPPHVPMNRPECIPANLPVRAEVMPSNLPMNIPEVGVNVPCNRPEVITNLPCKRPEILTNIPCNRPEILTNVPMRRPEVIHVPVPYPVPVRESCPVKESCLPPSLPLSSPFLPAASPVSAWAPPTSSLLPPVIPSQTRNHFLRKIPIPPPCI, translated from the exons ATGGGCAGGCTGCGGCTGGTGtcccacaacacattaaaactCTCTGAAGGGCCTCTTTGTGGACCCGTGcccccacgtaagccttccaaagaTCGG accGCATTCAGCTTACCAGCACAAGGGAGTGCGTATATGTCGAATCTAAACAATCCAGCATCGATGTCACAAAGTCCGTTCACCAGTGCACCAAACACATTTGGCGAAACAACCATATTATCAAACAATGCCATCAACAACTCGATAAAGCCAACCGGATTTATAAATGGAAATTCCATTTTATCAAACGAATTAAATGCCAATGCCATCAACAACAACTTACTGGCCAACAATATCGCTGTTTCTGGCATTAGCGTGCCCAATCCTGCCATAAACAACATTCAAGTGACCCCGTGTATATCAGAAGTCGTGCCAAACTTACAGTATGGTGATATTAATATGGTTGGGGATCTGCCAATTGGTGGCACGATTAAAGTCAGTGGTTGTTTTCCCGTTTATGGCATGATCGCTGTTGATGGCAACGTGCCATCCTCTGGCACCGCTGTCGTGTCTGAGTCTATAGGTAACCAG aTAAACATGAAAATCCCTTTTGTCATAGTAGTAATAATTGTTACGTTATTACAAAACACGAACGCCAGAGGGCCCAAACGACCGCCGAACCAAAAAGCCGTGATGTCAGCACTTCAAAACGTCTTCTCACAAGGCAACACTGAAAGGGCAATGCAAATAATGCAAATGGCCAAACGACGGACGCTAATGGAAGAAATGCCTTGTATGCAAAAATTGCCTGGTCCCAGGTCACCTGGCAATCCACAGTTACCACAGTGCCAATGCCAGAAGATGGAATCGCCCCCTAATATCCAAGTCTGTGCCAACCCACCTCATGTTCCTATGAATAGACCGGAATGTATTCCAGCAAATTTGCCGGTCAGAGCTGAGGTTATGCCTTCAAATTTACCAATGAACATTCCCGAGGTTGGCGTAAATGTGCCTTGTAATAGACCTGAAGTTATAACCAACCTACCTTGTAAGAGACCTGAAATTCTTACAAATATACCCTGTAATAGACCTGAAATCCTCACAAATGTACCTATGAGAAGACCTGAAGTTATACACGTCCCCGTCCCTTATCCAGTTCCTGTGAGAGAATCTTGTCCTGTGAAGGAATCCTGCCTTCCACCATCTCTGCCCTTGAGTAGTCCATTTCTACCTGCAGCTTCTCCAGTATCTGCTTGGGCTCCACCAACTAGCAGTTTGCTACCACCAGTAATCCCAAGCCAAACGAGAAACCATTTCTTACGAAAAATACCAATCCCACCACCGTGTATTTAG
- the LOC119836351 gene encoding chorion class CB protein PC404-like produces the protein MYLGIWARQNQAVNSGHFREMIAGQSIGSVYNIASLGNALACNNAVANTAAAAEAAAINANAMAYAPYAGYGYPSNMYQNAFANPLAYTPASPIPFEAELPIVTGIPGITYGLSLADLAASRGGGLRVMTSSPISPTGITVQSDNMAVEGPLSVTGQLPFLGVVSVEGPLAAMGAGAVAYGCGNGNVGMVSEGINEPMVANPATLANSAALANAAYANGYGNPALGLAPSLGCNGLPVY, from the exons ATGTATCTGGGTATCTGGGCACGACAAAACCAAGCCGTGAACTCGGGCCATTTTCGGGAG aTGATCGCCGGTCAAAGTATAGGCAGTGTTTATAACATTGCCAGCCTTGGCAACGCTCTAGCTTGCAATAACGCAGTTGCCAATACCGCAGCAGCTGCAGAAGCGGCTGCCATAAATGCCAATGCCATGGCCTACGCGCCATATGCTGGTTATGGTTATCCATCAAATATGTACCAAAACGCATTTGCCAACCCCTTGGCATATACACCTGCCAGTCCTATTCCATTTGAAGCCGAATTACCGATCGTCACTGGCATTCCCGGAATCACGTATGGTTTATCGCTAGCCGATTTAGCGGCATCACGAGGCGGTGGCTTACGAGTCATGACGTCATCTCCTATCTCGCCCACTGGCATCACCGTACAGTCAGATAACATGGCAGTGGAAGGTCCATTATCTGTTACCGGCCAACTGCCATTCCTCGGTGTGGTTTCTGTGGAAGGCCCGTTGGCAGCAATGGGAGCTGGTGCAGTTGCTTATGGATGTGGTAATGGCAATGTTGGCATGGTAAGCGAAGGTATAAACGAACCTATGGTTGCCAACCCTGCGACACTTGCCAACTCTGCAGCGCTTGCCAATGCTGCGTATGCGAATGGATACGGAAATCCAGCTCTCGGTTTAGCACCAAGTCTAGGCTGTAATGGATTACCcgtttattag
- the LOC119836520 gene encoding protein FAM136A has translation MVEAQKYRIEQEMTNLVNELDRSYLRKMQGDMHRCAAKCCDDQQTSLERVHGCIENCTSSLNQANNYVQHEINLLQNRLQRCVMDCNDSARDRLGPDPSQETIDKCTIQFEKCAVKCVDKHIGLIPSLMKTMKSVLASGKPPPVRNE, from the exons ATGGTTGAGGCACAGAAGTATAGAATTGAACAAGAAATGACCAATTTGGTCAATGAACTCGATAGGAGTTATTTACGAAAAATGCAG GGTGATATGCACAGATGTGCGGCCAAGTGTTGCGACGATCAGCAAACATCCTTGGAGAGAGTGCATGGATGTATAGAGAATTGCACATCATCTTTAAATCAGGCTAACAATTATGTTCAG CATGAAATAAACCTCCTTCAAAACAGACTGCAGCGTTGCGTCATGGACTGCAATGATTCAGCCAGGGACAGGCTAGGGCCGGATCCCAGTCAAGAAACT ATTGACAAATGTACGATACAGTTCGAAAAGTGCGCAGTAAAATGTGTCGACAAGCACATTGGTTTGATTCCCAGTTTGATGAAGACAATGAAATCTGTGTTGGCGAGCGGGAAACCGCCGCCAGTGAGGAACGAAtga
- the LOC119836352 gene encoding chorion class B protein M3A5-like — MGAGVVEPLMYGNSIAYGAEYANPWLESGYGLNLATLAASNKCGFTVTSSSPIAPNGVSILSENMVIEGPLAVNGQLPFLGTLGLEGTLPAAGVGVVSYGCGNGNIGITNEAMPGNEYALSGPYGMGPALPMGPAVGLGPAVGMGPAVGMGPAIGMGINGMYGGCGCGNVY, encoded by the coding sequence ATGGGTGCTGGCGTGGTCGAACCACTCATGTATGGAAACTCGATAGCATACGGTGCTGAATATGCCAATCCCTGGCTTGAATCAGGATACGGGTTGAATCTGGCAACCCTCGCAGCTTCTAATAAATGTGGCTTTACTGTAACTAGCAGTTCGCCAATCGCGCCAAACGGTGTGTCAATCTTGTCAGAGAATATGGTGATTGAAGGACCTTTAGCTGTGAATGGTCAGTTGCCGTTCTTGGGAACTCTCGGACTAGAGGGTACGCTTCCCGCTGCTGGTGTTGGTGTTGTTTCGTACGGTTGCGGTAATGGCAACATTGGCATTACTAACGAAGCCATGCCTGGCAACGAATATGCTCTGTCAGGACCATATGGCATGGGTCCCGCTCTTCCCATGGGACCCGCTGTTGGTTTGGGACCTGCTGTTGGCATGGGACCCGCCGTTGGCATGGGACCCGCCATTGGCATGGGCATAAATGGCATGTACGGCGGTTGTGGTTGTGGTaatgtttattag
- the LOC119836354 gene encoding uncharacterized protein LOC119836354: protein MLFQVQSQRCGCSSPAPTVISSPQIISPPVTTTIVDNSVSNALANALQLLIVSDLLESTLGPALCTNVINAPIIESPYCGQVEVIQQEYITPCGPTVEIVQPCGTPIVETLTPNIFGGYTESFSPLYGSAGPIVERLAPRISPLYRSGCIEKIQPNICGGLTETFSPAFGPGPVIETIQPNIFGGITETLSSLYGPQIVEQIFPNGFGITETITPNYCGGVTEVISPNYYGGISEIVGPTAQFLPNCYGGVTEIVSGPPMAAEVLFPSSIPAQLTRNFGYNVPANTPCVNFNIDPLPFDSCNNFGKSFYY from the coding sequence ATGCTTTTCCAGGTGCAATCTCAGCGATGTGGCTGCTCAAGTCCTGCACCAACAGTCATATCTAGTCCACAAATTATATCACCCCCAGTAACTACTACAATAGTGGACAATTCTGTATCAAACGCTTTAGCGAATGCTTTGCAACTGCTTATCGTTAGCGATCTTCTCGAATCAACATTAGGTCCTGCATTAtgtactaatgttataaacgcaCCTATCATAGAGTCGCCTTACTGCGGACAAGTGGAAGTTATACAGCAGGAATACATTACGCCTTGCGGACCAACTGTTGAAATAGTACAACCTTGTGGCACACCAATCGTTGAAACTTTAACTCCCAACATATTCGGTGGTTATACTGAATCTTTTTCACCTCTATATGGCTCAGCAGGTCCCATTGTAGAAAGGTTAGCGCCCAGGATTTCACCCCTTTATCGGTCTGGATGTATTGAGAAAATTCAACCAAATATTTGTGGGGGACTAACTGAAACTTTTTCGCCCGCTTTCGGCCCAGGACCAGTTATTGAAACAATCCAACCGAACATCTTTGGAGGTATAACTGAGACGCTTTCATCATTATATGGACCTCAGATTGTTGAACAAATCTTCCCCAACGGCTTTGGTATCACTGAAACGATTACACCCAACTACTGTGGTGGTGTTACTGAAGTTATCTCCCCAAATTACTATGGTGGAATAAGTGAAATTGTTGGGCCAACAGCGCAGTTTTTACCTAATTGTTATGGAGGGGTCACTGAGATTGTCTCTGGACCACCAATGGCCGCTGAAGTGTTGTTCCCTTCTTCCATCCCTGCCCAGTTAACTCGCAACTTTGGTTATAATGTACCAGCCAACACGCCCTGCGtcaatttcaatattgatCCGTTACCATTTGACTCTTGCAACAATTTCGgcaaatcattttattactaa